A single region of the Brassica rapa cultivar Chiifu-401-42 chromosome A03, CAAS_Brap_v3.01, whole genome shotgun sequence genome encodes:
- the LOC103859362 gene encoding uncharacterized protein LOC103859362: MAAAMTEKEAMVDPFLVEALQNPRHRLTILRMELNIQKFFQNPDQLQFEFQPFPTSYLRLAAHRVAQHYGLTTMSLENGNGSLDGSDNRILVTKTAESRFPHVCLSEIPVKQPENGRPEGFKIAIKARPKRGSGSGGSGSGVQQNLLRSVEERKEEYDKARARIFNSPSSSDSEDSPPLEGVNRNENDVAVSNSSADAGGSRTSRVAIIRDREKDRYDPDYDRSYDRYVADPAYRYVRVMPSGQSFSPMPMHMPFHDGGFLQMPRGHQANLNYGHPAMIPFINNPGGYTPWPNLPSMNYVQSLNRPDFRHPSASNP, from the exons ATGGCCGCCGCTATGACCGAGAAGGAAGCTATGGTGGATCCTTTCCTGGTCGAAGCTCTCCAGAACCCTCGTCATCGTCTCACCA TTCTGCGTATGGAGCTCAACATACAAAAGTTCTTTCAAAACCCTGACCAGCTCCAGTTCGAGTTCCAACCCTTTCCAACGTCTTACCTCCGTCTCGCCGCACACCGAGTCGCTCAGCATTACGGACTAACGACGATGTCTTTGGAGAACGGTAACGGTTCTCTAGACGGATCCGACAACAGAATCTTGGTGACTAAGACAGCCGAGAGCAGGTTTCCTCACGTCTGCTTATCAGAAATCCCCGTTAAGCAGCCTGAGAACGGTAGACCGGAGGGCTTCAAGATTGCGATCAAGGCTAGACCCAAGAGAGGATCCGGGAGCGGAGGCAGCGGGTCAGGAGTGCAGCAGAATCTTCTTAGAAGTGTTGAGGAGAGGAAAGAAGAGTATGATAAGGCTCGGGCTCGGATCTTTAACAGTCCTAGTAGTTCTGACTCTGAAGATTCTCCTCCTCTTGAAGGTGTAAACCGGAATGAGAATGACGTGGCGGTTAGTAATAGCTCTGCTGACGCTGGTGGTTCTCGGACTTCTAGAGTAGCTATTATcagagatagagagaaagatCGGTATGATCCGGATTATGACAGGAGCTATGACCGGTATGTTGCGGATCCTGCCTACAG GTACGTTAGGGTCATGCCGTCTGGTCAAAGCTTCAGTCCGATGCCAATGCATATGCCGTTTCACGATGGAGGCTTCTTGCAGATGCCTAGAGGTCATCAAGCTAATCTAAACTACGGGCATCCGGCTATGATTCCGTTTATTAACAACCCGGGTGGTTACACACCGTGGCCAAACTTGCCTTCTATGAACTATGTGCAGTCGTTGAACCGTCCAGACTTCAG GCATCCTTCTGCAAGCAATCCCTGA
- the LOC103859365 gene encoding transmembrane emp24 domain-containing protein p24delta6 — translation MILISISLSRTMTISPLLFIGLICLAGGGSLLPAEAIWLTIPSSGERCVYEMIQANVVVVGDYLCIDQDNVGFGPTIDIHVTSPNGKELYKKTNETHGQFAFTTSETGTYFACLSSHHDQSHYTVNGTAIVSLDWKMGIRTKDWDAVAKKQKIEGVELELRKSEERVNEISANIIYLRVREAYMREVNDKTNKRVAQLSFMSLGLSITVSLFQVWHLKRFFLKKKLI, via the exons ATGATTCTCATcagtatctctctctctcgaacAATGACGATCTCGCCTTTACTATTCATTGGTTTGATTTGCCTTGCTGGTGGTGGCTCTCTTTTACCAGCGGAGGCGATATGGTTAACGATTCCAAGTTCCGGCGAGAGATGCGTCTACGAAATGATCCAAGCCAACGTTGTGGTCGTTGGCGATTACCTTTGCATCGATCAAGACAACGTGGGATTTGGTCCCACGATTGATATTCAT GTAACATCACCTAACGGGAAGGAACTATACAAAAAAACAAACGAGACGCATGGTCAGTTTGCGTTTACAACGAGCGAGACAGGAACATACTTTGCTTGTTTGTCGTCTCATCATGATCAGTCACATTACACAGTCAATGGCACTGCTATAGTCAGTCTTGACTGGAAGATGGGGATTCGAACCAAAGACTGGGATGCTGTTGCCAAGAAACAAAAGATCGAG GGTGTGGAGCTTGAGCTTCGAAAATCTGAAGAACGTGTTAATGAAATTAGCGCAAACATTATCTATCTAAGAGTCAG GGAAGCATATATGAGGGAAGTAAACGACAAGACTAACAAGAGGGTTGCACAGCTTAGCTTTATGTCATTAGGTCTCTCTATTACAGTTTCGCTTTTTCAAGTTTGGCATCTCAAACGCTTCTTCCTCAAGAAGAAGCTTATCTAA
- the LOC103859364 gene encoding uncharacterized protein LOC103859364, which translates to MDIYICIISYDKTHKERKNRKRAENTMENVEMSRRDVIVFRGIWYLMTLLSLIGLSISLNLLWPPGGKSPTLSRFLRDGAVSATTFYAVTALRYLLFTDPPSTNGFKDFTTEKERVPQLVFAELALLALVASPLFYSDHDVSFVLYMSLFTISLFIGGTGLIQLSDKFRMEMKHAYITLLCGLLCWLFGIYFSIYGEHNPVVTMILLVVYSLFVVFIYIYNRYNREEFPMNSRVSPLPA; encoded by the coding sequence atggacatatatatatgtataataagcTACGATAAAACTCATAAAGAAAGGAAAAATAGAAAGAGAGCAGAGAATACAATGGAGAATGTTGAAATGAGTAGAAGAGATGTGATTGTATTCAGAGGAATATGGTACTTGATGACTCTACTCTCACTCATTGGCCTCTCCATATCACTCAATCTTCTCTGGCCACCTGGAGGAAAGTCACCAACATTGTCTCGGTTCCTCAGGGACGGCGCTGTAAGTGCCACAACATTCTATGCAGTGACGGCACTCAGGTATCTCTTATTCACCGATCCTCCTTCCACTAATGGTTTCAAGGATTTTACTACAGAGAAAGAGAGGGTTCCTCAGCTTGTCTTTGCGGAGCTTGCGTTATTGGCGTTAGTGGCATCTCCGCTATTCTATTCGGATCATGACGTATCGTTTGTGTTGTACATGTCGTTATTCACCATATCGTTGTTCATCGGTGGGACAGGTCTGATTCAGCTATCAGATAAATTTAGGATGGAGATGAAACATGCTTATATCACGCTTCTCTGCGGTTTGCTGTGTTGGCTTTTTGgcatttatttttctatttacgGCGAACACAATCCGGTAGTGACTATGATTCTTCTCGTAGTTTATTCTCTGTTTGTCGTGTTTATCTATATTTATAATAGATACAACAGGGAGGAATTCCCTATGAATTCCAGGGTTTCCCCTCTTCCTGCTTAA
- the LOC103859366 gene encoding probable E3 ubiquitin-protein ligase RHC1A, whose amino-acid sequence MTSRKNTHWCSTCRRGIRLLLEVSRGGVCSYCGNTSLERLYENVELSPFDFFGVSNEQNRPRNNNNRRLILENQSSFQELFNRFSAQNRRGPPPASLTVINSMPKVKIRKKHLGLDPSCPVCQDRFEVGSVARKLPCKHIYHSECIIPWLIQRNTCPVCRKELPQDRNNGGKNPLFYLWPFSSSGSASNTSGSPFH is encoded by the coding sequence ATGACTAGCCGAAAAAACACACATTGGTGTAGTACATGCAGACGAGGAATCCGTCTTCTCCTTGAAGTCTCAAGAGGAGGGGTTTGCAGTTACTGTGGTAACACTTCTCTTGAACGGCTCTATGAAAATGTTGAACTTAGCCCTTTTGATTTTTTCGgagtatccaatgaacaaaACCGTCCtcgcaacaacaacaacaggaGATTGATTCTTGAAAACCAATCGAGTTTTCAAGAATTGTTTAACCGGTTCTCAGCACAAAACCGCCGTGGTCCACCTCCAGCTTCACTAACCGTGATTAACTCAATGCCAAAGGTCAAGATTAGGAAGAAACATCTCGGTTTGGATCCGTCTTGTCCGGTTTGCCAAGACCGGTTTGAAGTCGGATCGGTTGCAAGAAAGTTGCCGTGTAAACATATCTACCATTCGGAATGTATAATTCCCTGGCTAATACAGCGTAATACTTGTCCAGTGTGTCGCAAAGAGCTGCCACAAGACCGGAATAATGGCGGGAAGAATCCTTTGTTTTATCTCTGGCCGTTTAGCTCCTCTGGTTCGGCCTCAAACACCAGCGGATCACCTTTTCATTGA
- the LOC103859367 gene encoding probable mediator of RNA polymerase II transcription subunit 26a isoform X2: MTIMKPSASLDTWRDYFHRGDSDIFGIIEHAIMVAATDSPVELKSRRDAIIELLMRYDQPDLSKAGDKETNNSRKTVEADDGGHEEDEAKLNVNQIVDEVMRIKDILLNKHVELSVLFKSLTKLASMSISLDLIKGSEIGKAVNRLRKHGSDNISKLAKTLIKKWTEMVDQLINTPKEVAAADDGMPESATLSIVDEAENFPSLPHDLDLYAEPTVLELSQFLDSLDCDGNLPDFVEPKHERKVQSRMIRRPVGTCEANVVGRDTNNQQMRRKEADVRPMRHSAPVLDETRRQPKQTREQMVRTNQRKPNDVAEQKRKLAGSQQDKLKVLDQEAKFENAKRKLQESYQQHEKAKRQRKIQVLETIPNQSKAQRPLLKRPVRR; the protein is encoded by the exons ATGACGATTATGAAACCATCGGCCTCTTTGGATACTTGGAGGGACTATTTTCATCGAGGAGATTCTGATATCTTTGGGATCATCGAGCATGCCATTATGGTCGCTGCCACTGATTCCCCAGTGGAGCTCAAATCCAGGAGAGACGCAATCATCGAGCTTCTCATGAGATATGACCAGCCCGATCTGTCTAAAGCTGGTGACAAAGAGACCAACAATAGCCGTAAGACCGTGGAGGCAGATGATGGTGGTCATGAAGAAGATGAGGCGAAATTGAACGTTAATCAAATTGTTGATGAGGTCATGAGGATCAAAGATATCTTGTTAAACAAACATGTTGAG CTATCTGTGTTATTCAAATCCCTGACAAAGCTTGCCTCCATGTCTATCAGTCTGGATCTTATTAAG GGTAGTGAAATCGGAAAGGCTGTTAATCGCTTGAGGAAACATGGTTCCGATAATATTAGCAAACTTGCAAAGACTCTTATTAA AAAGTGGACAGAGATGGTGGACCAATTGATAAACACACCTAAGGAAGTTGCTG CTGCCGATGATGGGATGCCAGAGTCTGCAACTTTGTCAATAGTTGATGAAGCAGAAAACTTTCCTTCTCTTCCGCATGACCTAGATCTTTATGCGGAACCTACTGTATTAGAACTCTCTCAG TTCTTAGATTCCTTGGACTGTGATGGAA ATCTTCCTGACTTTGTGGAGCccaaacatgaaagaaaagtgcAAAGTAGAATGATTAGGAGACCTGTTGGTACATGTGAAGCCAATGTGGTTGGGAGGGACACAAATAATCAACAGATGAGGAGAAAAGAAGCTGATGTTAGACCTATGAGGCACTCAGCACCCGTTCTTGACGAGACTAGAAGACAACCAAAGCAAACCAGAGAACAAATGGTACGTACCAACCAAAGAAAGCCGAATGATGTTGCTGAGCAGAAGCGGAAACTTGCTGGATCTCAACAAGAT AAACTCAAAGTTCTTGATCAAGAGGCAAAGTTTGAGAATGCAAAGCGGAAACTCCAAGAGAGCTACCAACAACATGAGAAGG CCAAGAGACAGAGGAAGATACAAGTACTGGAAACTATCCCAAATCAAAGCAAAGCGCAGAGACCTCTACTCAAGAGACCCGTGCGAAGATAG
- the LOC103859367 gene encoding probable mediator of RNA polymerase II transcription subunit 26a isoform X1: protein MTIMKPSASLDTWRDYFHRGDSDIFGIIEHAIMVAATDSPVELKSRRDAIIELLMRYDQPDLSKAGDKETNNSRKTVEADDGGHEEDEAKLNVNQIVDEVMRIKDILLNKHVELSVLFKSLTKLASMSISLDLIKGSEIGKAVNRLRKHGSDNISKLAKTLIKKWTEMVDQLINTPKEVAAADDGMPESATLSIVDEAENFPSLPHDLDLYAEPTVLELSQFLDSLDCDGSELIVYSLVFYSLLETLPIYVYTHGMVSDLPDFVEPKHERKVQSRMIRRPVGTCEANVVGRDTNNQQMRRKEADVRPMRHSAPVLDETRRQPKQTREQMVRTNQRKPNDVAEQKRKLAGSQQDKLKVLDQEAKFENAKRKLQESYQQHEKAKRQRKIQVLETIPNQSKAQRPLLKRPVRR, encoded by the exons ATGACGATTATGAAACCATCGGCCTCTTTGGATACTTGGAGGGACTATTTTCATCGAGGAGATTCTGATATCTTTGGGATCATCGAGCATGCCATTATGGTCGCTGCCACTGATTCCCCAGTGGAGCTCAAATCCAGGAGAGACGCAATCATCGAGCTTCTCATGAGATATGACCAGCCCGATCTGTCTAAAGCTGGTGACAAAGAGACCAACAATAGCCGTAAGACCGTGGAGGCAGATGATGGTGGTCATGAAGAAGATGAGGCGAAATTGAACGTTAATCAAATTGTTGATGAGGTCATGAGGATCAAAGATATCTTGTTAAACAAACATGTTGAG CTATCTGTGTTATTCAAATCCCTGACAAAGCTTGCCTCCATGTCTATCAGTCTGGATCTTATTAAG GGTAGTGAAATCGGAAAGGCTGTTAATCGCTTGAGGAAACATGGTTCCGATAATATTAGCAAACTTGCAAAGACTCTTATTAA AAAGTGGACAGAGATGGTGGACCAATTGATAAACACACCTAAGGAAGTTGCTG CTGCCGATGATGGGATGCCAGAGTCTGCAACTTTGTCAATAGTTGATGAAGCAGAAAACTTTCCTTCTCTTCCGCATGACCTAGATCTTTATGCGGAACCTACTGTATTAGAACTCTCTCAG TTCTTAGATTCCTTGGACTGTGATGGAAGTGAGTTAATAGTATACTCTTTAGTATTTTATTCTCTACTTGAAACTCTTCCTATATATGTTTACACTCATGGGATGGTTTCAGATCTTCCTGACTTTGTGGAGCccaaacatgaaagaaaagtgcAAAGTAGAATGATTAGGAGACCTGTTGGTACATGTGAAGCCAATGTGGTTGGGAGGGACACAAATAATCAACAGATGAGGAGAAAAGAAGCTGATGTTAGACCTATGAGGCACTCAGCACCCGTTCTTGACGAGACTAGAAGACAACCAAAGCAAACCAGAGAACAAATGGTACGTACCAACCAAAGAAAGCCGAATGATGTTGCTGAGCAGAAGCGGAAACTTGCTGGATCTCAACAAGAT AAACTCAAAGTTCTTGATCAAGAGGCAAAGTTTGAGAATGCAAAGCGGAAACTCCAAGAGAGCTACCAACAACATGAGAAGG CCAAGAGACAGAGGAAGATACAAGTACTGGAAACTATCCCAAATCAAAGCAAAGCGCAGAGACCTCTACTCAAGAGACCCGTGCGAAGATAG